A stretch of the Gracilinanus agilis isolate LMUSP501 chromosome 4, AgileGrace, whole genome shotgun sequence genome encodes the following:
- the PPIL4 gene encoding peptidyl-prolyl cis-trans isomerase-like 4, whose translation MAVLLETTLGDIVIDLYTEERPRACLNFLKLCKIKYYNYCLIHNVQRDFIIQTGDPMGTGRGGESVFVQLYGDQARFFEAEKMPRIKHKKKGTVSMVNNGSDQHGSQFLITTGENLDYLDGVHTVFGEVTEGMDVIKKINETFVDKDFVPYQDIRINHTVILDDPFDDPAGLPIPDQSPEPTKEQLDSGRIGADEEIDDFKGRSAEEIEEIMAEKEAKTQAILLEMVGDLPDADIKPPENVLFVCKLNPVTTDEDLEIIFSRFGPIKSCEVIRDWKTGESLCYAFIEFEKEEDCEKAFFKMDNVLIDDRRIHVDFSQSVAKVKWRGKGGKYTKNDFKEYEKDQEKSKFALKDKVKPKQDTKYDLVLDEETEDSRSSHSHSSKKHKKKTRHCSEEDYTTVKNSKDSSREWRHRRYEEECCKEKRKSEKRERPQSRSRSRSRDKDIYHSNSKSKHRTEPREREREKKRDKSRSPKKVRDKERSKYR comes from the exons ctTGCTTGAATTTTCTGAAGTTGTGCAAAATAAAGTActacaattattgtctcattcaTAATGTACAG AGAGATTTTATTATACAAACTGGTGATCCTATGGGTACTGGCCGTGGAGGAGAGTCAGTCTTTGT GCAACTGTATGGTGATCAAGCAAGGTTTTTTGAGGCAGAAAAAATGCCAAGAATTAAGCACAAGAAAAAGGGCACAGTATCTATGGTCAACAATGGCAGTGATCAACATGGATCTCAG TTTCTTATTACCACAGGAGAAAATCTAGATTACCTTGATGGTGTGCATACAGTGTTTGGTGAAGTAACAGAGGGAATGGATGTAATCAAGAAAATTAATGAGACTTTTGTTGACAAAGACTTTGTACCTTATCAAGATATCAG GATAAATCATACAGTGATTTTAGATGATCCTTTTGATGACCCAGCTGGCTTACCAATTCCTGATCAATCACCAGAACCAACCAAGGAACAACTAGAT AGTGGCCGAATAGgagcagatgaagaaattgatgatTTCAAAGGGAGGTcagctgaagaaattgaagaaataatgGCTGAGAAGGAGGCAAAAACTCAGGCTATTCTTTTAGAAATG GTAGGAGATTTACCTGATGCAGATATCAAACCTCCAGAAAATGTCCTGTTTGTGTGCAAATTGAATCCAGTGACCACAGATGAAGATctggaaataatattttcaagattTGGGCCCATAAAAAG CTGTGAAGTTATTCGTGATTGGAAAACGGGAGAGTCCCTTTGTTATGCATTTATTGAATTTGAAAAG GAAGAAGATTGTGAAAAAGCCTTTTTCAAAATGGATAATGTGCTTATAGATGACAGAAGAATACATGTAGATTTTAGCCAGTCTGTTGCAAAAGTTAAATGGAGAGGGAAAG GTGGGAAATATACCAAGAATGATTTCAAGGAATATGAAAAGGACCAGGAAAAATCTAAATTTGCTCTCAAAGATAAAGTAAAACCAAAACAAGA TACAAAATATGATCTTGTGCTGGATGAAGAGACAGAAGACTCTAGATCAAGTCACTCACACTCAAGTAAAAAACATAAGAAGAAAACTCGTCACTGCTCTGAAGAGGATTATACAACAGTAAAAAATTCCAAG GATTCTAGCCGGGAGTGGCGTCATAGGAGATATGAAGAAGAGTGTTGTAAGGAGAAGCgaaagagtgaaaagagagagagacctcAGAGCCGAAGCCGGAGTCGATCTCGGGATAAAGATATTTACCATAGTAATAGTAAATCTAAACACAGAACAGAACCCcgtgaaagagaaagggagaaaaagagagacaaaagcaGAAGTCCGAAGAAagttagagataaagaaagatcTAAGTACAGATGA